The Tolypothrix sp. PCC 7712 region ACTGGGGACTGGGGACTGGGGACTGGGGATTGGGGATTAGGTAGGCTTATTCGGCTAATCCCTAATATTTTTATTGCATAAAAATCAGGACTTACGCAAGCAAAATTTGTCATTGCGACCGGAACGAAGTGTAGGGAAGCAATCCCAGAATATCAGGCGATTACGTCGCTGCGCTCGTAATGACGTAATTCCGTGACTTTTGCGTAAGTCCTAAAAATATTAAAAAATTAATAGAATTATAAACTTATATGAATTTAATGTATATAATATTACTGAGTTACCTCTCATTAAAATAATTCGTAATTAAATAATTTAAGCATAAATACTTACAACAATCAGTAATCACCAATCCTCGGATTTGGTGAAGTTTTTTATGCTGTCTTAATTACAAATTACGAATTACGAATTACGAATTATTCAAGATACTGAGAAACTAACAAATCAGGGTAAATGAGCATAAACAGGTTGCAACTGCCATTGGATTTATTATTCAAGCTGGTAATTGGATTCGTTATTATTGGTGCGATCGCATATTTTTGTGTATGTATATTTCTGTTTATTCAGCAAACCCGGCTGATATTTTTTCCTTCTCCTGTGATTGAAAAAACACCAGGGTTGTTTCATCTTCCTTATGAGGAAGTTTGGTTACCAGTACCGGGGCGAACTGCTAAAGGGGAACGCATCCACGGTTGGTGGATGAAAGCTAAACAAACCGATAAAAAATCCCATGACAAAGTTCTGTTGTTTCTCCACGGTAACGGTATCAACATTGGTGCAAATCTTGCCTATGCATCTCGGTTTTATCAACTAGGATTCTCTGTATTGCTGATTGATTATCGGGGTTATGGTCGCAGCCAAGGGGCCTTTCCCAACGAAAGCAGAGTATATCAGGATGCAGCTACAGCTTGGAATCATTTAGTACAGCAACGAAAAATTCCACCCAAGCATATTTTTATTTATGGTCATTCTTTAGGCGGTGCGATCGCAATTGATTTAGCTATCAAACACCCAGAAGCTGCGGGATTAATTGTGGAAAGTTCTTTTACCTCTATTCGAGATGTGGTAGCTTACAGGAACTTGTTTTGGATGTTTCCCGTCAATTTAATCCTGACACAACGGTTTGAATCGATAAAAAAAATACCAATGGTGAAAATGCCAGTTTTATTTATTCATGGCATGGAAGATTCAAGTGTGCCGTTTTTTATGAGCCAAAAACTGTATGCTATTGCGCCCGAACCAAAACAGCTAATTTTAGTTCCCAACGCTGGACATAACAATTTAGCAGATTTAGCTGGTGTGCAATATCTGCAATGGATTGATGATTTTGTAAAACAAGTTTATGTTCGCAGATAATTCAATCAGTGAAATAGATACTTGATACATAGCTGGTGAAGTATTTTCCACCAGCGAATTAATTGTGTTTGCAATATCAATACTTTTCGGTTAAGGGGGAAAAAGGAAAAAACCTTTAACCTTTAACCTTTAACCCTTTCCCCAAAAGCAATTTTGAATTCAAAACGCTTAACCGAGTAGTATTGGTTGCAATATCACGATTTGCACTGCAGAATAACCTAAGTTTTTATTCAGCTAACAACTGCGTATTACATTTATCGCGGCATAGTAACTAGCTGTAGTTTATGGTCAAACCTACAGTTATATTTAATGCTCAGTAACCCACTCACTTTGTTTATAAAAATACCTTTTCAGGGGTAGAAAATTCCCAGAGAACCATCCGGATCAGTCAGCAAAAACAAGAAGCAATTATACAGGTGGAACTACTCTTGGCTCCAGTATTGGAAGAGACTTAAACTATGACTACTACATCTGTATATTTGCTAACAATCCCCGGAAATCCTCCTATTGAAATTCCTCGCGATCAATTGCGATCGCTGCTTGCTGATATTGAAGCTGAATTACACCGTAGTAAGGTTTATAGGAATGCTTTAGGTACTTTACAAGAGTTGCTAGGGTCTTCATCTGAGCAAGCCAAGGTTTTATTTAAAGCAGTCAGCAGAGAAGCAATTGCTTTAGCATTTCAGCAATTTGCAACACATCATCAACAAGTTACAAATATCGTTCCGCAGACAGATGTTGCTAGCATTTCTTCCAATATAAAAGCAGAAGACTCTAGTAATTTATTACAACCACTAACAAGTCTTAAATCAGACATATCCGAGCCAGTAGCAAATACAAATATAGATCATTTGCCATCACAGGTAGCTACAACAGATGATGTAGTCAATAAACCCGAATCTAAATTAACCAAAAAGGTATGGAAGAAGTGGCTTAATTACAATCAGAAGCCATCTACTACCCAACAACAACAGCAAACACTCAATGAAGAGTATGCAATTACTTTGCGTCAAATAGGGCAACAATTTCAGCAAGCACGAGAATTGCGAGGATGGTCTTTAATAGAACTTAAAGAACATACTCATGTGCCAATTCATCATATGGATGCTTTAGAGAAAGGGAATATAAATCTATTACCAGAAGATGTGTTTGTTCGTGGCTTTATTCGCATTATCGGCAATACTTTGGGACTAAATGGTACAGCTTTAGCAGCTTCCTTACCTAAACATGAGACAGCAGCATCACAAGCCGCTTTACCTTCTTGGTGTCAGGCGCAGAAAGCGACTGGTGGATTTGGACTAGAACTCCGCCCAATGCATTTATATGTAGGCTATACAGCCCTTGTTGCTGGAGCATTAGGAGGATTGTCTTTTGTATCATCACAAGCAAACTCTGATAAAACGCTTCGTGTTGATGTGGACAGCCAACCCGCTTCATCCTTACCTAAATCAACTCAGAAACAAGAAGCCAATGCTAAACCAGGACTAAAGTCTGGTAGTACTCGTGTGATGGTTGGGCCTGACATTTCTCCACCAGAAGCACTGTAGCGCTAATACACGCGGTTGCATTCTTGTACTGTTTAAATAATGCGATCGCGCTTTATATTATCTCCGTTAAACTACCATAAATATGTCATGGCATCTTTCTACTGGCAATGACTGCTATTACATGGGAAATGAGATTAATTACTGATTTAATTTTTAATTAAAATTAAACCTGAGAAGTTTTATCTGCTATAAATTAGTAAAAACACTTAAATTACAGTCAATCATTTAACTATTGATTAGTATATATAGTCACCAGTTCCCAAATAGTTGATTTATATTTTTCATAGTAATTTTATCTTCTATAAGGCATTAATCTAGAATTTTAACTATGTGTTTTTCAATCAAAAAGCTATTGCTTTTTAGCATCAAATTTGGGAAACACTTGCTGCATAAGAAACATAAGATATTACTTATCCTAAGCTTTAGAATAGCAGCTACAAATATATCTACTCTGCGAACTTAAACTTTCGATAAAATCAACCTGTATAAGATGTTTTATTTCTAACACTAAATTATATTTTGAATAGATCTCTACACTTGCAATTTTAGATACATATGAGTAAGCACACTGCCTTTATTTCAGCGCTTGTAGTAACAACAGGCGTTGCGTTAGCAGCGACTGCAATGCCAGCCTCTGCCGTAACTTTCGGATTCAATAACATCGCTGGTGGTGATACTGTTGGTGATGCTTATAACTCCAAATTTTCCTTTGATCTTATTGATCAGGGAAACAATACTGTGCTATTCAAGTTTGCCAACAATACTCTTTCCGTGGCAAATGAAGACCCTACTATTAAACAGGTTGCGTTTAGCGTTGATAGTACTGCAGGTAATCTTTTATCTGGTATAACATTCAATTCTTCATTTAATACATCTCTGAACGGAGTCAGCTTTAGCAGTGATACTAGCAATTTATCACAAAGCAATAAAATAGCAGGATGGGATGGTACAACCTTAGGTGCTGGAGTTGTAGGTGGTAACGCCAATGGAGTACAAAAAGGTGAAGTTTTAGGAATTCAGTTTACAGGAAACTACAACTCTATTCTTGATGCTATTACTAAAGGTAAATTGCAAATAGGTATTCATGCTGGTAGCCTTGTAGGTGGTGCTAGTGATGCTTATGTAAACAGCACTTCTTATGTAAGCAGTGCCCCTACGCAATCTGTGCCTGAACCAGCTACAATCTTTGGTCTGATGGCTTTTGGTATGGGTGGATTATTGACAAAGAAAAATGGCAAAAATGCTAAAAAAGAAGCCCTAGCAGTCAAAGTTACAGTTTAATTTCTGGTAAATTGTAAACCATAGATTATGTGATTTGTCAACTTTTTTATTACATTCATAGATAATTTGAAGCTAATAATAAAAAAGTCCAACTTTGAGGAACTCAAAATTTAGCTAAAGGCTCTATTGCAACACAAATATTCCCGATTTCTTCAAGAAGTCGGGAATTTTACTATTCGCCAATGTTGTCAGTATATTGAGGCAATTAAAGCTTTTGGTATCTGGCTTGGCTAATATTTTCAGCTAATTTCAGGAATCCTCTAATTTGCCAGTGTAGTCACAAATCTCGATTTTCTAAGCTTACAACTTATGAATCGCCTTGCGTCTTTGATTATCGCTGCCTCAATCGCATCTATCGCCACTTTAGGGATCGCTCAAAATACTGATGCTAGAACATGCACTCTCTACCGTAACTGCTACTACCAGACATCTAACACCTCTAAATCTGTAGTGGAGTATGATGCAGATAAAAATTTCTACAAAAGTGGGATGTTGAGCATATTGATCGTGCTTGCGGTCACTAAAATAGCAAAAAACGCTCTAGAATCATGGCTGAATAAAGCCTAAAAGCGCTTAAGTGATTTTTAGATAGCTAGTAAAGGCGATCGCTATAATTATATTTATCGTGAAAACCATACCGTAACAGTTAAGTAGTTAAACAAAATTAATTACAAAATGTCATTGCGAATGGAGCGGAGCGGAATGAAGCAATCGCAAGGGTTGAGATTGCTTCTCTTCGAGACGCTGCGCGTTAAGCGAAGCTATGCCGAAGGCTTTACGCTGCGCTCGCAATGACTGTAATTAATTTTGCGTGGTTACTTACGAATTCATTACCCATTACCCATTACCCATTACCCATTACCCATTACCCATTACCCATATTCGCTACTCATTTGCTACTCAAAAAGCTAGCCTGTAAGTGAATGTTCTTCACTTGCAAATACTCATCATGTTGCCTAAACCCAAGAAATACTGGACTCCTTCACACTGGGCTAGCTGGAAGCCTTTTGGTATTGGTGAACAGTACCCGAATAATTACTGGGAAGTTTTTCGGGCCATTTGGTTGTCTCGCAAGCAGCTACCCTATGCATGGAATATTCTCAATCAGGGTGTTTGCGATGGCTGCGCTTTGGGAACTACGGGGATGAAAGACTGGACGCTGGATGGTCTGCATCTGTGCAATGTCAGGCTGCGGCTGTTACAGATGAATACTATGCCAGCTTTTGACCCGGCGCTGCTGAAGGATATTTCACCACTACAAACCCTAAGAAGTGCTGAATTGCGAGATTTGGGAAGGCTTCCCTACCCAATGATCCGCCAACGAGGGGATAAAGGTTTTCGTCGGGTGAGTTGGGATGAAGCCCTAGAAGTCATTGCTAATCAGATTCGTGCTACCACACCAAACCGCCTCAGCTTTTACATTACCAGTCGCGGCACAGTCAATGAGACTTACTACGCTACGCAAAAAGCTGTGCGGGCAATGGGGAGTAATAATATTGATAATGCTGCTCGAATTTGTCATTCTCCTAGTACTGCTGGTTTGAAATCTACACTAGGTGCAGGGGCTACTACTTGTTCTTATAAAGACTGGATTGGTACTGATTTATTAGTGTTTATTGGCTCTAATGTGGCTAACAATCAGCCTGTTACTGTTAAATATCTCCATTATGCCAAGAAAGCTGGGACAAAAATTGTCGTAATTAACACCTACCGCGAACCAGGAATGGAACGCTACTGGGTTCCTTCAATTGTCGAAAGTGCTTTATTTGGCACCAAGTTTGCGGAAGATTTCTTTCTCGTCAGCTTGGGTGGAGATATGGCATTTTTAAATGGCACAATCAAGCATATGATTGCTAACGATTGGGTAGACCAGTCATTTATTGATAATTACACTGCTGGTTTTGCAGAACTCAAAGCAGTATTAGCAAACCAATCTTGGGAAGAATTAGAGCAACTTTCTGGAACTACCCGCGAGCAAATGTATGCTTTTGCCAAAATGGTTGCACAAGCCAACAAAGCTGTATTTGTTTGGAGTATGGGAATTACTCAGCATGAATGTGGTGAAGATAATGTCCGCAGTATTATCAACTTAGCCCTTACCAAAGGTTTTGTCGGTCGGGAAGGCTGCGGTTTAATGCCAATTCGGGGTCACTCTGGGGTACAGGGTGGTGCAGAAATGGGATGTTACGCCACGGTTTTTCCTGGGGGTAAGCCGATAACTGCAGAAAATGCTACTCAATTAAATAAAATTTG contains the following coding sequences:
- a CDS encoding alpha/beta hydrolase; protein product: MSINRLQLPLDLLFKLVIGFVIIGAIAYFCVCIFLFIQQTRLIFFPSPVIEKTPGLFHLPYEEVWLPVPGRTAKGERIHGWWMKAKQTDKKSHDKVLLFLHGNGINIGANLAYASRFYQLGFSVLLIDYRGYGRSQGAFPNESRVYQDAATAWNHLVQQRKIPPKHIFIYGHSLGGAIAIDLAIKHPEAAGLIVESSFTSIRDVVAYRNLFWMFPVNLILTQRFESIKKIPMVKMPVLFIHGMEDSSVPFFMSQKLYAIAPEPKQLILVPNAGHNNLADLAGVQYLQWIDDFVKQVYVRR
- a CDS encoding helix-turn-helix domain-containing protein, with the protein product MTTTSVYLLTIPGNPPIEIPRDQLRSLLADIEAELHRSKVYRNALGTLQELLGSSSEQAKVLFKAVSREAIALAFQQFATHHQQVTNIVPQTDVASISSNIKAEDSSNLLQPLTSLKSDISEPVANTNIDHLPSQVATTDDVVNKPESKLTKKVWKKWLNYNQKPSTTQQQQQTLNEEYAITLRQIGQQFQQARELRGWSLIELKEHTHVPIHHMDALEKGNINLLPEDVFVRGFIRIIGNTLGLNGTALAASLPKHETAASQAALPSWCQAQKATGGFGLELRPMHLYVGYTALVAGALGGLSFVSSQANSDKTLRVDVDSQPASSLPKSTQKQEANAKPGLKSGSTRVMVGPDISPPEAL
- a CDS encoding PEP-CTERM sorting domain-containing protein (PEP-CTERM proteins occur, often in large numbers, in the proteomes of bacteria that also encode an exosortase, a predicted intramembrane cysteine proteinase. The presence of a PEP-CTERM domain at a protein's C-terminus predicts cleavage within the sorting domain, followed by covalent anchoring to some some component of the (usually Gram-negative) cell surface. Many PEP-CTERM proteins exhibit an unusual sequence composition that includes large numbers of potential glycosylation sites. Expression of one such protein has been shown restore the ability of a bacterium to form floc, a type of biofilm.) — encoded protein: MSKHTAFISALVVTTGVALAATAMPASAVTFGFNNIAGGDTVGDAYNSKFSFDLIDQGNNTVLFKFANNTLSVANEDPTIKQVAFSVDSTAGNLLSGITFNSSFNTSLNGVSFSSDTSNLSQSNKIAGWDGTTLGAGVVGGNANGVQKGEVLGIQFTGNYNSILDAITKGKLQIGIHAGSLVGGASDAYVNSTSYVSSAPTQSVPEPATIFGLMAFGMGGLLTKKNGKNAKKEALAVKVTV
- a CDS encoding FdhF/YdeP family oxidoreductase — translated: MLPKPKKYWTPSHWASWKPFGIGEQYPNNYWEVFRAIWLSRKQLPYAWNILNQGVCDGCALGTTGMKDWTLDGLHLCNVRLRLLQMNTMPAFDPALLKDISPLQTLRSAELRDLGRLPYPMIRQRGDKGFRRVSWDEALEVIANQIRATTPNRLSFYITSRGTVNETYYATQKAVRAMGSNNIDNAARICHSPSTAGLKSTLGAGATTCSYKDWIGTDLLVFIGSNVANNQPVTVKYLHYAKKAGTKIVVINTYREPGMERYWVPSIVESALFGTKFAEDFFLVSLGGDMAFLNGTIKHMIANDWVDQSFIDNYTAGFAELKAVLANQSWEELEQLSGTTREQMYAFAKMVAQANKAVFVWSMGITQHECGEDNVRSIINLALTKGFVGREGCGLMPIRGHSGVQGGAEMGCYATVFPGGKPITAENATQLNKIWGFEVPVTQGLIAPEMINAAHQGKLDVLFSVGGNFLEVLPEPDYVEEALQRIPLRVHMDIVLSSQMLVEPADTVVLLPATTRYEIPGGVTETSTERRVIFSPEIPGTRIGEARPEWEIFMDLARRIRPDLADKLYFENTATMRQEIAQVVPQYAGIQHLQQQGDQFQYGGSHLCFGWNFYTADGKAHFTPLSPPQKQSPTGYFLVATRRGKQFNSMVQERKDAITGAVREAIFMNAKDADKLGLKDGDQIVLKNDLGELTGKVYLAPIQPGNLQVHWPEGNILLDKTKRSVEGVPDYNAIARLEKI